A window of Gemmatimonadota bacterium contains these coding sequences:
- the lspA gene encoding signal peptidase II codes for MNEPTLTLPPNTATRDRIFWSLVALIVIADVLSKRWAEAALALHVPVDVVAPWLRWTLTYNTGAAMNLSLGASSRIVFSAIALGMIVYLYRLHRQSAPGARATPAALALIAAGAFGNLLDRLRHTKGVVDFIDVGTASWRFWTFNVADMGVTTGAILLALLLWREGDQAETIDATATPAPRAPDDAAA; via the coding sequence ATGAACGAACCCACCCTGACCCTCCCGCCGAACACCGCGACTCGCGACCGGATCTTCTGGTCGCTCGTCGCGCTGATCGTCATCGCCGACGTGCTCTCGAAGCGCTGGGCCGAGGCCGCGCTCGCGCTCCACGTCCCGGTCGATGTCGTCGCGCCTTGGCTGCGCTGGACGCTCACGTACAACACCGGCGCCGCGATGAACCTCTCGCTCGGCGCCTCGTCCCGCATCGTCTTCAGCGCGATCGCGCTGGGGATGATCGTGTACCTGTATCGCCTGCATCGGCAGAGTGCCCCGGGCGCGCGCGCCACGCCTGCGGCCCTGGCCCTCATCGCCGCGGGGGCGTTCGGCAACCTCCTCGACCGCCTCCGCCACACCAAGGGCGTCGTCGACTTCATCGACGTCGGCACCGCGAGCTGGCGGTTCTGGACGTTCAATGTCGCCGACATGGGCGTCACGACCGGCGCGATCCTCCTCGCGCTGCTGCTCTGGCGCGAAGGCGACCAAGCGGAGACAATTGATGCGACCGCCACCCCAGCCCCGAGAGCTCCAGATGACGCAGCGGCGTGA
- a CDS encoding NAD(P)H-binding protein: MSTPPVAFVAGATGYTGRAVAASLVAAGVRTVAHLRPGSSGADRWRARFGALGAVVDESPWEPAAMAATLAGLRPDHVFALLGTTRRRAAAEGIDDAYERIDYGLTAMLRDAAVACGSLPRFTYLSAIGADERSGNRYVAVRGRMERELREGPLPWLVAQPAFVSGSDRDDSRPMERFYAITLDAALGAIALVGLGRVREAYGSLTGEQLGRGLVTLALADRHGRARADVRAIRRAGGAA, encoded by the coding sequence GTGAGCACACCGCCCGTCGCCTTCGTCGCCGGCGCGACCGGTTACACCGGTCGCGCCGTGGCCGCGTCCCTCGTCGCTGCTGGGGTCCGGACCGTCGCCCATCTCCGTCCCGGGTCGTCCGGCGCCGATCGCTGGCGAGCGCGGTTCGGCGCGCTCGGTGCCGTCGTGGACGAGTCCCCGTGGGAACCCGCCGCCATGGCCGCGACCCTCGCCGGACTCCGCCCCGACCATGTGTTCGCCCTGCTGGGCACGACGCGCCGTCGCGCCGCCGCCGAGGGGATCGACGACGCCTACGAGCGCATCGACTACGGCCTCACCGCGATGCTGCGCGACGCGGCGGTCGCGTGCGGGTCGCTGCCGCGCTTCACCTATCTCTCGGCGATCGGCGCCGACGAGCGGAGCGGGAACAGGTACGTCGCGGTCCGTGGGCGGATGGAGCGCGAACTGCGCGAGGGCCCGCTCCCCTGGCTGGTCGCCCAGCCGGCGTTCGTCAGCGGCAGCGATCGGGACGATTCGCGGCCGATGGAGCGGTTCTACGCGATCACGCTCGATGCCGCGCTCGGCGCGATCGCGCTGGTGGGATTGGGGCGCGTTCGCGAGGCGTACGGATCGCTCACCGGTGAGCAGCTCGGACGCGGGTTGGTCACGCTCGCCCTCGCCGACCGCCACGGTCGTGCGCGCGCGGACGTGCGCGCGATCCGCCGCGCCGGAGGCGCCGCATGA
- a CDS encoding class I SAM-dependent methyltransferase, with protein sequence MSPKAYDEHYYRRWYHDPARRVITPAAVARKVHLVTAIAESLLERPIRSVLDVGCGEGPWRAHLRKLRPGVRYVGVESSEYVVRRFGARRGIVRGAFGTVGTLGLGGPFDLVVVCDVLHYVPDGELGPGLAGIASLLGGVTYLEAYTTEDEIEGDRSDWHHRSPEFYRRHFRRAGLQHVGMHCYVGSALGGATAALERGHG encoded by the coding sequence ATGAGCCCCAAGGCGTACGACGAGCACTACTACCGCCGCTGGTACCACGACCCCGCGCGGCGCGTCATCACGCCGGCCGCGGTCGCGCGGAAGGTGCACCTCGTGACCGCGATCGCCGAGTCGCTCCTCGAGCGCCCCATCCGCTCCGTGCTCGACGTGGGGTGCGGGGAGGGACCGTGGCGCGCGCACCTGCGCAAGCTGCGACCCGGCGTCCGCTACGTGGGCGTGGAGTCGAGCGAGTATGTGGTGCGGCGGTTCGGCGCACGGCGCGGGATCGTGCGTGGCGCGTTCGGCACCGTCGGCACGCTCGGTCTCGGGGGGCCGTTCGACCTCGTGGTCGTCTGCGACGTGCTCCACTATGTGCCCGACGGCGAGCTCGGTCCCGGGCTCGCGGGGATCGCGTCGCTGCTGGGAGGCGTCACCTACCTCGAGGCGTACACCACCGAGGACGAGATCGAGGGAGACCGCAGCGACTGGCATCATCGCAGCCCGGAGTTCTATCGCCGGCACTTCCGTCGCGCCGGACTCCAGCACGTCGGGATGCACTGCTACGTGGGCTCGGCACTCGGCGGAGCGACCGCGGCCCTCGAGCGCGGACACGGATGA
- a CDS encoding adenosylhomocysteinase — MTAVAPSLHPFDAVKSTGRPAFKVADISLADWGRNEIRLAEYEMPGLMALRAEYKGKKPLAGARIMGSLHMTIQTAVLIETLAELGADVRWVSCNIFSTQDHAAAAVAVGKDGSVAQPRGIPVFAWKGETLEEYWWCTEQALMWPDGAGPNLILDDGGDATMLVIKGTEFEAAGAVPAFDAANEPEEWGVILELLRKTIKEDPKRWTNVGKAIKGVSEETTTGVHRLYEMMAAGKLLFPAINVNDSVTKSKFDNLYGCRHSLTDGILRASDVMLAGKVAVVLGYGDVGKGSAQALKGQGARVIIVEIDPICALQAAMEGYQVTTLDEVVSSADVFVTATGNADIISVEHMARMKDKAIVGNIGHFDNEIDMAGLKNYKGIVRNNIKPQFDEWVFPDGHSVLILAEGRLLNLGCATGHPSFVMSSSFTNQVLAQIDLHLAAQGKPTVSGTKYDKNAVYVLPKKLDEKVARLHLEKLGVKLTKLTEKQAAYIGVPVEGPYKPDHYRY; from the coding sequence ATGACCGCCGTCGCTCCCTCGCTTCACCCGTTCGACGCCGTGAAGTCCACCGGCCGTCCCGCGTTCAAGGTCGCCGACATCTCGCTGGCCGACTGGGGCCGCAACGAGATCCGTCTCGCCGAGTACGAGATGCCGGGCCTCATGGCGCTCCGCGCCGAGTACAAGGGCAAGAAGCCGCTCGCCGGCGCGCGGATCATGGGCTCGCTGCACATGACCATCCAGACGGCGGTGCTCATCGAGACGCTCGCCGAGCTCGGCGCCGACGTGCGCTGGGTGTCGTGCAACATCTTCTCGACGCAGGACCATGCCGCCGCGGCGGTCGCGGTGGGCAAGGACGGCTCGGTCGCGCAGCCGCGCGGCATCCCGGTCTTCGCCTGGAAGGGTGAGACCCTCGAGGAGTACTGGTGGTGCACCGAGCAGGCGCTCATGTGGCCCGATGGCGCCGGCCCGAACCTCATCCTCGATGACGGTGGCGACGCGACGATGCTCGTGATCAAGGGCACCGAGTTCGAGGCCGCCGGCGCGGTCCCCGCGTTCGACGCCGCGAACGAACCCGAGGAGTGGGGCGTCATCCTCGAGCTGCTCCGCAAGACCATCAAGGAGGACCCGAAGCGCTGGACGAACGTCGGCAAGGCGATCAAGGGCGTCTCCGAGGAGACCACGACCGGCGTGCATCGCCTCTACGAGATGATGGCCGCCGGCAAGCTCCTCTTCCCGGCGATCAACGTCAACGACTCGGTGACCAAGTCGAAGTTCGACAACCTGTATGGCTGCCGCCATTCGCTCACCGACGGCATCCTCCGCGCGTCGGACGTGATGCTCGCCGGCAAGGTCGCGGTCGTGCTCGGCTACGGCGACGTGGGTAAGGGCTCGGCCCAGGCGCTCAAGGGCCAAGGCGCGCGCGTGATCATCGTCGAGATCGATCCCATCTGCGCGCTCCAGGCGGCGATGGAGGGCTACCAGGTCACGACGCTCGACGAGGTGGTCTCCAGCGCCGACGTCTTCGTCACCGCCACCGGCAACGCCGACATCATCTCGGTCGAGCACATGGCGCGGATGAAGGACAAGGCGATCGTCGGGAACATCGGCCACTTCGACAACGAGATCGACATGGCCGGCCTCAAGAACTACAAGGGCATCGTCCGCAACAACATCAAGCCCCAGTTCGACGAGTGGGTCTTCCCGGACGGGCACTCGGTGCTCATCCTCGCCGAAGGCCGTCTCCTCAACCTCGGCTGCGCCACCGGCCATCCGTCGTTCGTGATGAGCTCCTCGTTCACCAACCAGGTGCTCGCGCAGATCGACCTGCATCTCGCGGCGCAGGGCAAGCCGACCGTCTCGGGCACCAAGTACGACAAGAATGCGGTCTACGTGCTGCCGAAGAAGCTCGATGAGAAGGTCGCGCGCCTCC
- a CDS encoding phosphoribosylanthranilate isomerase gives MRVKVCCIAGVAEAELALVHGASALGLVSQMPSGPGVIDDATIREVARWAPREVRTFLLTSRTDPHAIAAQVREAGVNTVQLVDALAPGAHAVLRAALPGIVIVQVVHVRDASSVDEALALAPAVDELLLDSGNPSAAVKELGGTGRVHDWSLSRRIVQESGVPVWLAGGLRAENARAAVDAVGPHGLDVCSGVRIEGRLSADRLQSFVRAVTG, from the coding sequence ATGAGGGTCAAGGTCTGCTGCATCGCGGGGGTCGCGGAGGCCGAGTTGGCGCTCGTCCATGGCGCGTCGGCGCTGGGGCTCGTCTCGCAGATGCCGAGCGGGCCGGGCGTCATCGATGACGCGACGATCCGTGAGGTCGCGCGCTGGGCGCCGCGCGAGGTCCGCACCTTCCTGCTCACGTCGCGCACCGATCCGCACGCGATCGCCGCGCAGGTGCGGGAGGCGGGGGTGAATACGGTGCAGCTGGTCGATGCCCTCGCGCCCGGTGCGCATGCGGTGCTGCGCGCGGCGTTGCCGGGGATCGTCATCGTGCAGGTCGTCCATGTGCGTGACGCGTCGTCGGTGGACGAGGCGCTCGCCCTCGCGCCGGCGGTCGATGAGCTTCTGCTCGATTCAGGGAACCCGAGCGCCGCTGTGAAGGAGTTGGGCGGCACGGGCCGCGTGCATGACTGGTCGCTCAGCCGTCGCATCGTCCAGGAGAGCGGGGTGCCCGTCTGGCTCGCGGGGGGCCTCCGCGCCGAGAATGCGCGCGCGGCGGTCGATGCGGTGGGGCCGCACGGGCTCGATGTCTGCTCCGGGGTGCGCATCGAAGGCCGTCTCTCGGCCGACCGTCTCCAGTCCTTCGTGCGCGCCGTCACGGGGTGA
- a CDS encoding carbonic anhydrase family protein, with product MRRAVLALLPLLVAAPLAAQSHAPSGAASHGTPSAAAAHAPHWTYEGAEGPQAWGRIDPAWRTCSVGHEQSPIDLGGAVAPHAARIEEKFIPSPFVLFHNGHTVQAALEKPSDLTAEGGHFNSLQFHFHHPSEHTIQGRAFPAELHLVHANAKGELAVLGIFIAIGPKDNPELEALIARLPDHAGDSVRFRAPVDLAKLLDARATESEQVFTYHGSLTTPPCSEGVKWTVRARPITASFRQVQRLVGVLGESARPVQPVYARH from the coding sequence ATGCGCCGTGCCGTGCTCGCCCTCCTGCCGCTCCTCGTTGCCGCGCCGCTGGCGGCGCAGTCCCACGCCCCCTCCGGGGCGGCTTCGCACGGCACGCCCTCCGCCGCCGCCGCCCACGCGCCGCACTGGACCTACGAAGGCGCCGAGGGGCCGCAGGCCTGGGGGCGGATCGATCCGGCGTGGCGCACCTGCTCGGTCGGGCATGAGCAGTCGCCCATCGATCTGGGCGGCGCGGTCGCGCCGCACGCCGCACGCATCGAGGAGAAGTTCATCCCGTCGCCCTTCGTGCTCTTCCACAACGGACACACGGTACAGGCCGCACTCGAGAAGCCGAGCGACCTGACGGCGGAGGGGGGGCACTTCAACTCGCTCCAGTTCCACTTCCATCACCCGAGCGAGCACACGATCCAGGGCCGTGCGTTCCCGGCCGAGCTCCATCTGGTGCACGCGAATGCGAAGGGTGAACTGGCGGTGCTCGGCATCTTCATCGCGATCGGCCCGAAGGACAACCCCGAACTCGAGGCCCTCATCGCGCGGTTGCCGGACCATGCGGGCGACAGCGTGCGGTTCCGCGCGCCGGTGGACCTCGCGAAGCTGCTGGATGCCCGCGCGACGGAATCGGAGCAGGTCTTCACGTATCATGGGTCGCTCACCACGCCGCCCTGCTCGGAGGGCGTGAAGTGGACGGTGCGTGCGCGCCCGATCACCGCCTCGTTCCGCCAGGTGCAGCGGCTCGTCGGCGTGCTGGGCGAGAGCGCGCGGCCTGTGCAGCCGGTCTACGCACGGCACTGA
- a CDS encoding FAD-dependent oxidoreductase has protein sequence MTKTPDVLIVGGGLAGLAAARTLTSHGIAAQVLEAAHDVGGRVATDEVEGFLLDRGFQVLLDSYPEARRALDMRALDLRPFAAGALIRRRGRTGRVGDPWRDPLAGMRSLVSGAFTPADAWRMMRLRSDALLGAPAEPDAATQTAARSLAERGFSERALDAFFRPFFGGVFLDAQLSAPRGWFDFLFGMFATGRATLPGAGMRAIPRQLAAGLPVGAVRTGARVRALRADGVEIDGGEVLRARAVIIATDARHLAVLVPGMRAPSWVGCTTLHYAAASTPLDEPALMLNGDPRSGPVNHLCVPSDIAPRYAPAGQHLVSATVIGVPAQDDATLDREARSQLAHWFSARTVADWRLLRVSRVAHTLPRLTPGANVERAVRVSTGLYACGDHLETPSINGALRSGRRAAEALLEDWGLRDGIAVA, from the coding sequence ATGACGAAGACTCCCGACGTCCTCATCGTCGGCGGCGGACTGGCCGGACTCGCGGCAGCCCGCACGCTCACTTCGCACGGGATCGCCGCCCAGGTGCTCGAGGCCGCGCACGACGTGGGCGGACGGGTCGCCACCGACGAGGTCGAGGGCTTCCTGCTCGACCGCGGCTTCCAGGTGCTGCTCGACTCCTACCCCGAGGCGCGGCGGGCCCTCGACATGCGGGCGCTCGACCTGCGGCCGTTCGCGGCGGGTGCGCTCATCCGGCGACGGGGTCGCACCGGACGCGTGGGGGATCCCTGGCGCGACCCGCTCGCCGGCATGCGTTCTCTCGTCAGCGGCGCGTTCACGCCCGCCGATGCCTGGCGGATGATGCGACTCCGCAGCGATGCGCTCCTTGGCGCGCCCGCCGAGCCCGACGCCGCGACCCAGACGGCCGCCCGCTCACTCGCGGAGCGGGGGTTCTCCGAGCGCGCCCTCGACGCGTTCTTCCGTCCCTTCTTCGGCGGCGTCTTCCTCGACGCGCAGCTCTCGGCGCCGCGCGGCTGGTTCGATTTCCTGTTCGGCATGTTCGCCACCGGCCGCGCGACGTTGCCGGGGGCCGGGATGCGTGCGATCCCGCGGCAGCTCGCGGCGGGCCTCCCGGTCGGCGCGGTCCGCACGGGCGCGCGCGTGCGCGCCCTGCGCGCGGACGGCGTGGAGATCGACGGTGGCGAGGTGCTCCGCGCCCGCGCGGTGATCATCGCCACCGACGCGCGGCACCTCGCCGTGCTGGTGCCCGGCATGCGCGCGCCGAGTTGGGTGGGATGCACGACGCTCCACTACGCGGCGGCATCCACGCCACTCGACGAACCCGCCCTCATGCTGAACGGCGACCCGCGGAGCGGGCCGGTCAACCACCTGTGCGTGCCGAGCGACATCGCGCCGCGTTACGCGCCGGCCGGACAGCATCTCGTCTCCGCGACGGTGATCGGCGTGCCGGCCCAGGATGACGCGACGCTCGACCGCGAGGCCCGATCGCAGCTCGCGCACTGGTTCTCGGCGCGCACCGTCGCCGACTGGCGGTTGCTGCGCGTCTCGCGCGTGGCGCACACGCTGCCGCGCCTGACACCGGGGGCGAACGTGGAGCGCGCCGTGCGCGTGAGCACCGGCCTGTATGCCTGCGGCGATCATCTCGAGACACCAAGCATCAACGGCGCGCTCCGCAGTGGGAGGCGCGCCGCCGAGGCCCTGCTCGAGGATTGGGGACTCCGCGACGGCATCGCCGTCGCGTAG
- a CDS encoding metalloregulator ArsR/SmtB family transcription factor, translated as MKRPALHDRLAALADPIRTRLLLLLERHELTVSELRTVLQLPQSTVSRHLKVLADTGWIAAREDGTSNRYRHDSRELDAGTRRLWTSVREELRTLPASRRDAERVKGVLAERQTRSQAFFASSAGQWDRVRSELFGARTELFSLAGLLDAGATVGDLGCGTGQLAEVMAPFVQSVVAVDESPAMLKAARARLSTLDNVDLREGSLEALPLADATLDVAVLSLVLHYVADPAAALAEIRRTLRGEGGRLLLVDMQPHDRVEYRQTMGHVWLGFDADQLTRWSSDAGFASIRHHALPAAPQAKGPNLFVAVLGTG; from the coding sequence ATGAAACGACCAGCCCTCCACGACCGCCTGGCGGCACTCGCCGACCCGATCCGCACGCGGCTCCTCCTGTTGCTGGAGCGCCATGAGCTGACGGTCTCCGAGTTGCGGACCGTCCTGCAGCTGCCGCAGTCCACGGTGAGCCGGCACCTCAAGGTGCTGGCCGACACCGGGTGGATCGCGGCGCGCGAGGACGGGACGTCGAATCGTTACCGGCACGATTCCCGCGAACTGGACGCGGGGACGCGCCGGCTCTGGACCTCCGTGCGCGAGGAGCTCCGGACCCTGCCCGCGTCGCGCCGTGATGCGGAACGGGTGAAGGGAGTGCTCGCGGAACGGCAGACGCGGTCGCAGGCGTTCTTCGCCAGCTCGGCAGGGCAGTGGGACCGCGTGCGTTCCGAGCTGTTCGGTGCCCGCACGGAGCTCTTCTCCCTGGCCGGATTGCTGGACGCGGGTGCGACCGTCGGAGACCTCGGGTGCGGCACGGGCCAGTTGGCAGAAGTGATGGCCCCGTTCGTGCAAAGCGTGGTGGCCGTCGACGAGTCGCCGGCGATGTTGAAGGCGGCGCGGGCGCGGCTCTCCACGCTCGACAACGTGGACCTGCGCGAAGGCTCGCTCGAGGCGCTGCCGCTGGCGGACGCCACGCTCGACGTCGCCGTGCTGTCGTTGGTGTTGCACTACGTGGCGGATCCCGCCGCGGCGCTCGCCGAGATCCGGCGGACGCTCCGCGGCGAGGGGGGACGCCTGTTGTTGGTGGACATGCAGCCGCACGACCGCGTGGAGTATCGCCAGACGATGGGGCATGTCTGGTTGGGGTTCGACGCGGACCAGTTGACCCGGTGGTCGTCCGACGCGGGCTTCGCGTCGATCCGCCACCACGCGCTTCCCGCCGCGCCGCAGGCGAAGGGGCCGAACCTGTTCGTCGCGGTGCTGGGCACCGGATGA